The Gemmatimonadota bacterium genome has a window encoding:
- a CDS encoding DoxX family membrane protein yields the protein MAIGNSRIVLIGLVTLRLVVGGIFIWAGLAKMPEFELFEQVVRSYDFIPEPLAVPAALALPWIEVSTGLCLVIGLWIRYSAMIVVLLMLSFMGAMAWGLYHGADVPCGCFGFYDDFRDVSIVEALVRNTLILVAASGLVFARQVPLPMKEAI from the coding sequence ATGGCAATCGGAAATAGTCGTATAGTTCTTATCGGTCTCGTAACGCTGCGTTTAGTGGTAGGGGGGATATTTATCTGGGCAGGTCTGGCCAAGATGCCGGAATTTGAGCTCTTTGAGCAGGTAGTGCGGTCGTATGACTTCATTCCCGAACCGCTGGCAGTCCCTGCCGCCCTTGCGTTGCCCTGGATCGAAGTCTCAACCGGGTTATGTCTCGTGATCGGGTTATGGATCCGATACAGCGCGATGATCGTAGTGCTGCTGATGTTGTCCTTTATGGGCGCGATGGCCTGGGGGCTGTATCACGGGGCAGACGTGCCGTGTGGTTGTTTCGGATTTTACGATGACTTTAGAGACGTCTCCATTGTCGAAGCGCTGGTTCGGAATACGTTGATATTGGTAGCCGCTTCAGGTCTAGTCTTTGCGCGTCAAGTACCACTTCCAATGAAGGAGGCAATATAA
- a CDS encoding efflux RND transporter periplasmic adaptor subunit, producing the protein MKTFIPILIVIVLAVVAAVIYLRPETTASSDAPAGAVPAVTEMQPFPVEAAVASRRTLTRTIVASGRLLAGRRTDLSAGVGGRIQSVLVREGEFVQKGQLLAKLEEERFRIQVDETRSALMDARYKYAFFITDTTAVTVPDTTWTRIKRTAWHEAQAAFEREEIDLAALQTARRDYEAVQLLSGDHRFELIAQNTGLTGAEIAHARAVLNLEQTAILAPFSGVIDERLVEEGQQVAAGETCLTLLDVSRVRVKAAVLESDLGAVEIGRGIRVRVAAWPEESFEGKIARMYPAVDEESGTGFVEADLPNTDSRLKPGMYAEIRIEGTFYENRLVVPAGAVVVRDERPLVFRIRDGRAQWTYVALGREVDGWQEITTGLAEGDTVAVTGNVTLAHDVPVRVSRIE; encoded by the coding sequence ATGAAGACGTTCATTCCCATCCTCATCGTTATCGTCCTCGCCGTTGTTGCGGCCGTCATTTACCTTCGGCCCGAAACGACCGCTTCTTCGGACGCGCCTGCCGGGGCTGTCCCGGCGGTAACCGAGATGCAACCCTTCCCAGTGGAAGCCGCGGTGGCAAGCCGGAGGACGCTGACGAGGACGATCGTTGCCTCGGGCCGTCTCCTGGCCGGACGACGGACCGACTTGAGCGCAGGGGTCGGCGGCAGAATCCAAAGCGTCCTAGTACGCGAGGGCGAGTTCGTCCAAAAAGGCCAACTCCTGGCGAAACTGGAAGAAGAACGGTTCCGCATCCAAGTGGATGAGACCCGTTCGGCACTCATGGACGCCCGGTACAAGTACGCGTTTTTCATCACCGACACCACCGCAGTCACAGTGCCCGATACGACCTGGACACGTATCAAGAGAACTGCCTGGCATGAGGCGCAGGCGGCCTTCGAGCGTGAAGAGATCGATCTTGCGGCGCTTCAGACCGCCCGTAGAGACTACGAAGCCGTGCAGTTGCTCTCTGGAGACCACAGGTTTGAACTCATCGCTCAGAACACTGGCCTGACCGGAGCGGAGATCGCCCACGCGCGCGCCGTGCTGAATCTGGAACAGACCGCCATTCTTGCTCCCTTTTCCGGCGTCATCGACGAACGGCTTGTCGAAGAAGGTCAACAGGTCGCTGCCGGAGAAACCTGCCTCACGCTCCTGGATGTGTCCCGTGTCCGCGTCAAAGCCGCCGTCTTGGAAAGCGACCTGGGCGCCGTCGAAATCGGCCGTGGCATACGGGTCCGGGTCGCCGCCTGGCCGGAGGAGTCCTTCGAAGGCAAAATCGCCCGCATGTACCCCGCGGTGGACGAGGAAAGCGGCACGGGCTTTGTTGAGGCCGACCTTCCCAACACCGACAGCCGGCTGAAACCGGGAATGTACGCCGAGATTCGGATTGAAGGTACGTTTTATGAAAACCGGCTGGTCGTTCCAGCTGGTGCCGTCGTCGTCCGCGATGAACGCCCCCTGGTCTTTCGTATACGGGATGGCAGGGCCCAGTGGACCTACGTCGCCCTCGGCCGCGAGGTGGATGGCTGGCAGGAAATCACAACCGGCCTCGCTGAAGGTGATACCGTTGCCGTTACCGGAAACGTCACGCTGGCTCACGACGTTCCGGTGCGCGTGAGCAGGATAGAATGA
- a CDS encoding efflux RND transporter permease subunit yields the protein MNLSSLAVQRPVATCSLMGAAVLVGLIALNRLPVSLMPPLEIPAVTVWTTWTNAPPGLVAREITEPIESTLRNLPGAHRVRSVSREGESLVTVELTWGADLKNTVLIVRERLDAQRFLLPEDSNRPVILDTDPDNAPMMGLALRSGSREDGPSLATLQRVGERILRPRLEQTPGVARARVIGGAGPEVRITIDPARLSAYDLTLDAVHEMLAAYNQDKPAGLLRRGNYRYALRIDGAFQSLEEMREAVLLREPGSAQIRLRDVAKVEMGERERLGAVLFDGMPAIGVLIQKTADANLLTTSDDVRRAMDGFNAEYPDISLTAAFDQADFVRRSIQGALTALAGGGVLAFLALLLWFRNVRYAIPVAIAMPVAVIASFFVFDTLGVGLNIMSIGGLALGVGMLVDNAIISVENIARHREAGLDTNSAAGRGASEVALPMAASTLTTVSVFLPMALAPGVAGQLFRDQALAVTVTLLLAWVVALTLLPTLVARWMRRDMARKPARSSRFHDLYRRAVDAIIDHPIRASVVLLVFMAVAVPLGWTLPRAFFPKVDEGSFWMDLSLPQGSSLEATQESARELSEIARTLPGVRGTLTTVGAAVSSFVPGTAPGTAKLERAQIQVYLDETATDARTTMAALRKLIPVRLGTKVELKPPVTAMSTALVGNQPDVSIRVLTRRIDGRDHQNPPRDGANVLRSLLTASGLPLADVVLQGTEGRPGYRVVVDERRAAQLGVEPAKIADALRTFVDGRTATMFNRTDERIPIVVHGSQEERPGLHAIMDEQIDTAVGRIPIRALATVEPVEVAGELYRVDQTPVAIVNADISSDDLIGVSDRIQDLLADAGWRYDRADGLDIEIGGAQATLRTTYRSMLISLAFSILIVLLILAAQFESLRLPWIIIAVVPLALAGAVVVLSLWGASVNVITWIGAIVLVGIVVNDAILKVDFIVRAEREGLSRREAIHEAGRRRLRPILMTTVTTVCGVAPLAVGFGAGGEMGAPLARTLIGGLVIGSALTLFVVPLAYRLLAGPDRANEN from the coding sequence ATGAATCTCTCCAGTCTCGCCGTTCAACGGCCCGTCGCAACATGCAGCCTGATGGGCGCCGCCGTGCTCGTCGGACTTATCGCCCTGAACCGTCTTCCTGTCAGTTTGATGCCGCCGCTTGAGATCCCCGCCGTCACCGTGTGGACGACCTGGACCAACGCGCCGCCGGGTCTGGTCGCCCGCGAAATCACCGAACCCATAGAATCCACGTTGCGGAACCTGCCCGGCGCACACCGAGTACGGTCCGTCTCCCGGGAGGGTGAATCCCTGGTAACCGTCGAGCTGACCTGGGGTGCCGATCTTAAGAACACGGTCCTGATCGTGCGCGAAAGGCTGGACGCGCAACGATTTCTCCTGCCCGAGGACAGCAACCGTCCCGTGATTCTGGACACCGATCCGGACAACGCGCCTATGATGGGCCTGGCACTCAGATCCGGGTCGCGGGAAGATGGACCGTCCCTGGCCACGTTGCAACGGGTGGGAGAGCGTATACTGCGACCCCGGCTGGAACAGACGCCGGGCGTCGCCCGTGCCAGGGTGATCGGCGGAGCGGGGCCGGAGGTACGGATCACGATAGACCCCGCACGTCTTTCCGCGTACGATCTGACGCTGGACGCCGTGCATGAGATGCTGGCGGCATACAATCAGGACAAGCCCGCCGGTCTTCTTAGACGCGGAAACTACCGCTACGCCCTGCGGATCGACGGAGCTTTCCAGTCTTTGGAGGAGATGCGCGAAGCCGTGCTGCTTCGCGAACCCGGATCCGCACAGATACGTTTGCGCGACGTGGCAAAAGTCGAGATGGGCGAACGCGAGCGGCTGGGAGCCGTTCTCTTCGACGGGATGCCCGCCATCGGCGTCCTGATTCAGAAAACCGCAGACGCGAATCTGCTGACGACCAGTGACGACGTTCGCCGGGCGATGGACGGGTTCAACGCCGAATACCCGGACATCTCGCTGACCGCGGCTTTCGATCAGGCCGACTTCGTTCGAAGGTCCATCCAGGGCGCGCTGACCGCATTGGCTGGCGGCGGCGTGCTGGCGTTCCTGGCCCTGCTTCTCTGGTTCCGTAACGTCCGTTACGCCATCCCCGTGGCAATCGCCATGCCGGTGGCCGTCATCGCTTCCTTCTTTGTTTTCGATACGCTGGGCGTGGGGCTGAACATCATGTCCATAGGCGGTCTGGCGCTCGGAGTCGGCATGCTGGTGGACAACGCAATCATCTCCGTCGAGAACATCGCGCGACACCGGGAAGCCGGCCTCGACACGAATTCGGCCGCGGGGCGCGGCGCTTCTGAGGTGGCGCTGCCCATGGCGGCTTCTACGCTCACCACTGTCTCGGTTTTCCTGCCGATGGCGTTGGCACCGGGCGTCGCGGGACAGCTGTTCCGGGATCAGGCGCTGGCCGTGACCGTGACGCTCCTGCTCGCGTGGGTCGTGGCACTGACCCTGCTCCCGACCCTCGTCGCCCGGTGGATGCGGCGCGACATGGCGCGCAAACCTGCACGTTCTTCCAGGTTCCATGATTTGTATCGTCGCGCCGTAGACGCGATCATCGATCATCCCATACGGGCTTCGGTCGTGTTGCTGGTCTTCATGGCAGTCGCGGTGCCCCTGGGCTGGACCCTTCCCCGGGCCTTTTTCCCGAAAGTCGATGAAGGATCGTTCTGGATGGACTTGTCGTTGCCGCAGGGTTCATCGTTGGAAGCCACCCAGGAATCCGCGCGCGAACTGTCCGAAATCGCCCGCACTCTCCCGGGGGTGCGCGGAACGCTGACCACGGTGGGCGCGGCTGTATCCTCCTTCGTGCCGGGAACGGCGCCGGGGACCGCGAAACTCGAACGAGCGCAGATACAGGTGTATCTCGACGAGACTGCGACAGATGCCCGAACGACCATGGCGGCCTTGAGGAAGCTGATTCCGGTACGCCTGGGAACCAAGGTAGAATTGAAACCGCCGGTCACCGCCATGTCGACGGCGCTGGTCGGAAACCAGCCCGATGTGTCCATCCGGGTGCTCACACGCAGGATCGACGGGCGCGACCATCAAAACCCGCCCAGAGACGGCGCGAACGTCCTGCGGTCATTGTTGACCGCGTCCGGTTTGCCGCTGGCTGACGTAGTCCTCCAAGGGACCGAAGGACGGCCGGGCTATCGCGTCGTAGTGGATGAACGTCGCGCGGCGCAACTCGGCGTGGAACCTGCGAAGATCGCCGACGCGTTGCGTACTTTCGTGGATGGAAGGACGGCTACCATGTTCAACCGAACCGATGAACGCATACCCATCGTGGTGCACGGGAGCCAGGAGGAACGGCCCGGCTTGCACGCCATTATGGACGAACAGATTGATACGGCGGTGGGACGGATTCCCATCCGTGCGCTGGCAACGGTCGAACCCGTCGAAGTCGCGGGTGAACTGTACCGCGTCGACCAGACGCCCGTGGCGATCGTAAACGCGGATATCTCCAGCGACGACCTGATCGGCGTATCCGATCGCATACAGGACCTGCTGGCGGACGCGGGATGGAGGTACGACCGGGCGGACGGCCTGGACATTGAGATCGGCGGCGCACAGGCAACGTTGCGAACCACTTACCGATCCATGCTGATCTCGCTGGCCTTCTCGATTCTGATTGTCCTCCTGATCCTGGCGGCTCAGTTCGAATCGCTACGCCTTCCGTGGATCATCATCGCCGTTGTTCCACTGGCACTGGCAGGCGCCGTCGTCGTCCTGAGCTTGTGGGGGGCGAGTGTCAACGTCATCACCTGGATCGGCGCTATCGTACTGGTGGGCATCGTGGTGAATGACGCCATTCTGAAAGTCGATTTCATCGTGCGCGCCGAAAGGGAGGGCCTGTCCCGCAGGGAGGCCATTCACGAGGCCGGCCGACGCCGCTTGCGTCCGATTCTGATGACGACCGTGACCACGGTCTGCGGCGTCGCTCCCTTGGCCGTAGGGTTCGGCGCGGGCGGGGAAATGGGTGCTCCGCTGGCACGTACCCTCATCGGTGGTCTGGTCATCGGCTCCGCGCTGACCCTTTTCGTCGTGCCCCTCGCGTACCGGCTGCTGGCGGGACCGGACCGCGCCAACGAGAACTGA
- a CDS encoding 6-bladed beta-propeller: MAKRLKETIRMLSFSLMAVSMGPMACQSTHGSMEEARNTSIAHLVDSYGDKRAFSDVYTEIRQIPLANDSGFTLSALPWLSAINEQGDFIVLDNFGVRQILVFDSEGGSKAKIGSLGTNADQYLYPDNLYYSDHTRKYYVYDGDLLRIQEYNEDFQFNSSVDLPLYLGQMIVTADDRFFCYSSGVASRKGADKVVYECTRSGEIGNSFADQYEKFSTAGESRGGGIVLLGSHLYVITPYEYELRKYDLGGKLIRTVRGRSSHYVPPSTDFDEREVSSDLRKRQAYHATWSHIRQLLKIGDEMIGVVLAEPNERRVFLDLYDTDLNFVTGDLQLPEHIGGGSQGIVSRGDRLYLLRSEEPVVLSRDVKNLPNPTVVVYKLKLSD; this comes from the coding sequence ATGGCCAAGAGACTGAAAGAAACGATACGGATGCTGTCCTTTTCGCTTATGGCGGTATCCATGGGACCAATGGCATGCCAGAGTACTCATGGTTCAATGGAAGAAGCCCGCAATACATCGATTGCCCATCTCGTCGATTCTTATGGAGATAAACGGGCTTTTTCTGACGTGTACACAGAAATACGCCAGATCCCGCTTGCCAATGATTCGGGCTTCACGCTGAGCGCTTTGCCCTGGCTCAGCGCCATAAACGAACAGGGCGATTTCATTGTGCTGGATAACTTCGGCGTTCGACAAATCCTTGTTTTCGACTCCGAAGGAGGAAGCAAGGCGAAGATAGGAAGTCTTGGGACGAACGCGGACCAGTACCTCTATCCCGATAACCTTTACTATAGCGACCATACACGCAAGTACTACGTATATGATGGGGATCTTCTGCGAATCCAGGAATACAACGAAGACTTTCAATTTAACAGCAGTGTCGATCTCCCTCTTTACCTGGGTCAGATGATCGTGACAGCCGATGACCGCTTCTTTTGCTATTCGAGTGGCGTCGCGAGCAGGAAGGGTGCCGACAAGGTGGTCTACGAGTGTACCAGGTCGGGAGAGATTGGTAACAGTTTCGCCGATCAATACGAGAAGTTCAGTACCGCGGGAGAGTCCAGAGGGGGAGGAATTGTGCTGCTTGGCTCACACCTTTACGTAATCACCCCCTATGAGTACGAACTGCGGAAGTATGATCTTGGCGGAAAACTGATTCGAACGGTACGGGGCAGATCGTCGCACTACGTGCCGCCATCGACAGACTTTGATGAGCGCGAGGTCTCGAGCGATCTCCGCAAACGACAAGCGTACCACGCCACTTGGAGCCACATTAGACAGTTGTTGAAGATAGGAGACGAGATGATTGGAGTGGTCCTGGCCGAACCCAATGAGCGTCGGGTGTTTTTAGATCTCTACGACACCGATCTCAATTTCGTTACCGGCGACCTGCAATTACCCGAGCACATTGGTGGTGGTTCGCAGGGTATCGTTTCCAGGGGTGACCGACTCTATCTATTGCGTTCCGAAGAACCCGTCGTGTTGTCGCGGGACGTTAAGAATCTGCCTAATCCAACTGTAGTCGTCTACAAGCTCAAACTTTCAGATTAA
- a CDS encoding 6-bladed beta-propeller, whose translation MNTKNHNPLPSFTRWCPASRFAIALFVVCGLCGPLACASQERPLTFEDVFREESRIDLDSSDDYLLGPLPKIGAVASNGDCIVLDFVTTRVDVFDGKGRGKKHLGAPGDGPGEYRYPLALAAAHDGDFYLYDMMLSRVSIYGSDYAFRNSFSPSARLEGIHVTVEGRVFGYVNTSGELHVVHELNSQGGTLKEFAPQSENYNVAAASRGGGIVSVGRFLYVATPYEYTLWKYSLDGDLVKTAQGQSPFYAPLREPPDAMVLDDMRKRDEYMRSWSQFYQLLKIDDHWLGAVYADPQGSRVFMDLYDTDLNQIAGSLQLPEFMGGPGALFTREGLLYLLVEPADESSNPTVVTYALRKPPDTL comes from the coding sequence GTGAACACGAAAAACCATAATCCCTTGCCATCCTTCACAAGATGGTGTCCCGCTTCACGTTTCGCCATCGCGCTGTTTGTGGTATGCGGACTGTGCGGACCGCTGGCATGCGCGAGCCAGGAACGACCACTGACTTTCGAGGATGTCTTCCGGGAGGAATCGAGGATCGATCTCGATTCGAGCGATGACTACCTGCTCGGTCCCCTGCCAAAGATCGGCGCCGTTGCGTCCAATGGTGATTGCATTGTGCTGGACTTCGTTACCACTCGCGTCGACGTATTCGACGGGAAGGGACGCGGCAAGAAACATCTCGGCGCCCCGGGCGACGGCCCCGGCGAATACCGGTATCCCCTCGCATTGGCGGCCGCGCACGATGGAGATTTCTACCTGTACGACATGATGCTGTCGCGGGTGTCGATTTATGGGAGCGACTACGCTTTCAGGAACAGCTTCTCTCCTTCGGCACGACTGGAAGGTATCCACGTTACCGTCGAGGGACGGGTTTTTGGATACGTAAATACCAGCGGCGAACTTCACGTTGTGCACGAATTGAACAGTCAGGGCGGTACGCTCAAGGAATTTGCGCCTCAGTCCGAAAACTACAATGTCGCCGCCGCTTCCCGGGGTGGCGGTATCGTGTCGGTCGGTCGTTTCCTCTACGTCGCGACCCCGTACGAATACACCCTGTGGAAATACTCGCTCGATGGCGATCTCGTAAAAACCGCGCAGGGTCAATCTCCCTTCTACGCGCCGTTGCGGGAGCCACCCGACGCAATGGTTCTGGACGACATGCGAAAGCGGGATGAGTATATGCGTTCATGGAGCCAGTTCTATCAACTCCTTAAGATCGACGATCATTGGCTGGGCGCGGTATACGCCGACCCGCAAGGATCCCGCGTTTTCATGGATCTGTACGATACCGATCTGAACCAGATCGCGGGCAGCCTTCAACTGCCGGAATTCATGGGAGGCCCGGGCGCGCTCTTCACCCGGGAAGGTCTTCTGTACTTGTTAGTTGAACCCGCTGACGAGTCGTCCAATCCCACCGTAGTGACCTACGCGCTCAGAAAACCTCCTGACACATTGTAG